A region from the Methanofollis liminatans DSM 4140 genome encodes:
- a CDS encoding phenylacetate--CoA ligase family protein, translating to MEGKKNRIKKEYGAISNIFEIGEQNTFIEQRLKNLLLHAYEHTRYYHTIFNQIDLIQDGNVDSSRISDIPILTKDIIRENYNDLLSDDYQTRKWYYNSSGGSTGEPLRLVQDHVYLKWGNATNYYYYKHILDIDEPNVKKILLWGSERDIFKGSIGFKAKTINQLSNTKFLNSFRMTEQDIERYIHTINSFKPEIIRGYAGSLYTLCRYAEKKKLSLYAPKIIVSAAETLSDNMRSTIESNFGTRVYNFYGSREVSNIAGECKEGLMHLFMFWNYLELLDSQNRPVSCGEEGKVVITNLFNYSMPLIRYEIGDTAILGPDVCFCGNLLPTLKKIVGRVTDHFVLKDGTTIHGEYFTHLFYLKDWIEMFQVIQEDYKTIRILIVISSERNQKDQKDIESKIKLVMGSECKVIWDIVDDIPKTSSGKYLYTKSLVWR from the coding sequence TTGGAAGGAAAAAAAAACAGAATAAAAAAGGAATATGGTGCCATATCTAACATTTTTGAGATAGGCGAACAAAATACATTCATTGAACAAAGACTCAAAAATCTTTTGCTTCACGCTTACGAGCATACCAGATATTATCACACGATATTTAATCAAATCGACTTAATTCAAGATGGCAATGTAGATTCATCGCGAATTTCAGATATACCCATTTTAACAAAAGATATTATTCGAGAGAACTATAATGATCTCCTCTCTGACGATTATCAAACAAGAAAATGGTATTACAATTCTTCCGGGGGATCGACTGGCGAACCTCTCCGATTAGTACAAGATCATGTTTATTTAAAATGGGGAAATGCAACAAATTATTATTACTATAAGCATATTCTCGATATTGATGAACCGAATGTTAAAAAAATATTGCTGTGGGGTTCTGAAAGAGATATCTTCAAGGGAAGTATAGGATTTAAAGCAAAAACTATTAATCAACTCTCGAATACAAAATTTCTAAATAGTTTCAGAATGACGGAACAAGATATCGAACGGTATATTCATACTATCAATTCATTTAAACCGGAGATCATAAGGGGTTATGCAGGATCACTTTATACGTTATGTAGGTATGCAGAAAAGAAAAAATTGTCCCTATATGCCCCAAAAATTATCGTAAGCGCAGCAGAGACATTATCAGACAATATGCGGAGTACGATTGAATCCAATTTTGGGACAAGAGTATATAATTTCTATGGGTCGAGAGAAGTCAGTAACATAGCAGGTGAATGTAAAGAGGGGCTAATGCACCTATTTATGTTTTGGAATTATTTAGAACTCTTAGATAGCCAAAATAGACCCGTTAGTTGCGGTGAAGAGGGAAAAGTTGTCATAACAAATCTTTTCAATTATTCAATGCCTTTAATTAGATATGAAATAGGCGATACTGCGATATTAGGTCCAGATGTGTGCTTTTGTGGAAATCTATTACCTACATTAAAAAAAATAGTGGGGAGAGTAACAGATCATTTTGTTTTAAAAGATGGTACCACTATCCATGGGGAATATTTTACACACTTATTTTATCTTAAAGATTGGATTGAAATGTTTCAAGTAATACAAGAAGATTATAAAACAATACGTATCCTTATAGTAATCTCGTCCGAAAGAAACCAAAAAGATCAAAAGGACATCGAATCAAAAATTAAACTAGTCATGGGATCAGAGTGCAAGGTGATCTGGGATATAGTTGACGATATTCCCAAAACATCAAGTGGGAAATATCTGTATACAAAATCCTTGGTGTGGCGATAA
- a CDS encoding DUF362 domain-containing protein, translating to MEDVAVVQDSGIDYCREAPFHPSVKYSEYPFQNYSRVNLVYNAVRMLFLRLGLDREHYNTKDWNPLGQLISPGDAVVIKPNLVRQYNPKGSMDAQITHGSVIRAVLDYVYLSLKGEGSITVGDAPVQSCNFEDVVKIAGVDKIVEYYNLNAEVKVRLIDFRKYTGYPQISGMMARTELLGDPEGYTLVDLGKFSEFSGKDDDWKKFRVTNYDSEAMQKYHNDNSHSYLVANSVLHANVIINLPKLKTHRKAGMTCALKNMVGIIGSKDCLPHHRIGARNDGGDEYLHKDPRKSALTRLHEIQDTTKNSVVGALGRVGEYVIRGTQCIIPSSDIYNEGSWYGNDTIPRTIVDINKILLFANKNGLLEVNRQRKVFTIVDAIVAGEREGPLEPSPKSIGTLVVGENSVAVDLVCSQIMGFDYHIIPTLNYAQSSQKLKICGDLADTIQVHGDEVIKLSEVFERYGHQFCPTSGWRGHIEHESMEDLD from the coding sequence ATGGAAGACGTAGCAGTCGTACAGGATTCAGGTATAGACTATTGCCGAGAAGCACCCTTCCATCCTTCAGTTAAATACTCAGAATATCCCTTTCAAAATTATAGCAGGGTAAATTTGGTATACAATGCAGTCCGAATGCTATTTCTCCGCTTGGGTCTAGATAGGGAGCATTACAACACTAAAGACTGGAATCCACTGGGTCAACTGATCTCACCAGGAGATGCTGTAGTCATAAAACCCAACCTAGTCCGCCAATATAATCCCAAAGGCAGTATGGATGCACAGATCACCCATGGATCAGTTATCAGAGCGGTCCTCGACTACGTTTATCTGTCTCTCAAAGGGGAGGGATCCATCACTGTTGGCGACGCCCCTGTTCAAAGTTGTAACTTTGAAGACGTCGTAAAGATTGCCGGAGTTGATAAAATTGTTGAATATTATAATTTAAATGCAGAGGTGAAAGTTAGGTTAATCGATTTTCGGAAATATACGGGGTATCCTCAGATCTCTGGAATGATGGCGCGAACCGAACTTCTTGGGGACCCAGAAGGCTATACACTCGTCGATTTAGGTAAGTTTTCTGAATTTTCAGGTAAGGATGATGACTGGAAGAAATTCCGAGTTACAAACTATGATAGTGAGGCAATGCAAAAATATCATAACGACAATAGCCATAGTTATCTTGTCGCAAATAGCGTCCTTCATGCCAATGTTATAATCAATCTTCCCAAGTTGAAAACACATCGGAAGGCTGGTATGACCTGCGCTCTGAAAAATATGGTAGGGATCATCGGGTCAAAGGACTGTCTACCGCACCATCGAATAGGGGCGCGAAACGATGGAGGGGACGAGTACTTACACAAAGATCCACGGAAAAGCGCACTCACCAGGTTACATGAAATTCAGGACACGACGAAAAATTCAGTAGTTGGAGCACTCGGACGGGTAGGAGAATATGTCATTCGTGGAACACAGTGTATCATCCCCTCTTCTGATATTTATAATGAAGGAAGTTGGTACGGAAATGATACAATTCCTCGAACAATTGTGGATATAAATAAAATTCTATTATTTGCTAATAAAAATGGCTTATTAGAAGTGAATCGTCAGAGAAAGGTATTTACTATCGTTGATGCTATCGTCGCTGGTGAAAGAGAAGGCCCCTTGGAGCCTAGCCCAAAATCTATTGGAACATTGGTTGTCGGAGAAAATTCTGTTGCTGTTGACCTTGTGTGCAGTCAGATTATGGGCTTTGACTACCACATAATTCCAACTTTAAATTATGCACAGTCATCTCAAAAGCTCAAGATCTGCGGAGATCTGGCTGATACTATTCAGGTCCATGGGGATGAAGTCATTAAACTGAGCGAAGTATTTGAGCGCTATGGGCATCAATTCTGCCCAACATCAGGATGGAGGGGGCATATAGAACATGAATCTATGGAGGACTTAGATTAA